In Halosimplex halophilum, the genomic stretch CGAGCAGGAGGGCACGTTCGGCCTGCCCGAAGCCCAGCGCGACCGCTTCGTGTTCAAGCTCGCGATGGGGTATCCGGGGTTCGACGACGAGCGGACGCTGATCGACCGCCGCGCCGACCGGACGAGCAAGTCGCCGAGCGTCGACCCGGTGGTCGACCCGGAGACCGTCGGGGAGCTGCAGGCGGTCCCCGAGACCGTCTCCGTCGACGGGAAACTGCGGGACTACGTGGTCGAAATCGGGCGGGCGACCCGCGAGGACGACCGCGTCGACGTGGGCGTCTCGCCGCGGGGCGTCCAGCGGCTGTTCGAGGCCGCGCGGGCGGCGGCCGTCATCGAGGGGCGCAGCTACGTCGTCCCCGAGGACGTGCGCCGGGTCGTCCACGCGACGTTCGCCCACCGGCTCGTGCTGACGACGGAGGCGAGCGTCCGCGACGCCGACCCGGCCGACGTCGTCGACGACGTGCTGGAGCGGGTCGCCGTGCCGGCCGTCGACGAGTCGCGGTAGCCCGCCGGACCGGGTCCTCTCCGGACTATCGCAGCGCGCCGACGAGCAACAGGAGTCCGGCGACGACGACCGCGAGGGCGAAGGGGACGGTCGTCACGTCGGCGATGGTGGCGTTCGCGGCGACCCGGTGGGCAACCGCGGCGAACCCCGCGGCGCCGACGCCGACGGCGAGTGTCGCGCCGACGTGGACCGACTCGGGGGCGAGCGTGTCGGCGCCCCTGCCGACCTCCCGACCGAGCGCGGCGCCGTACTCGCCGGCGTCCCAGACGACGAAAGCGGCGACGACCCCGCCGAGGACGAGGGGTGGGCCGGCGTCCGCGCCGGGGGCGAACGCGGCGGCGACGAAGATACCGGCGGCCGCGAGCGCCGGGCCGGGCGCCGACTCGGGGAGCGCGCCGGTGCTCGCGACCAGCGCGAGCGCCAGCGAGAGCGCGGCGGTCATGCCGACGAGGACGGCCGCGAGCGTCGTGACGACGGGGAGCGACCCGTAGAACTCGACGACCGCGTCGGACTGGCGGACGAAGACCGTCTCGAAGCCGCCGGGGAGCGCGTCGGCGACGAACGCCAGCGTCGGTCCGAGGACGACCCCGTGGGCGGCGACGGCGAGCGCGACGACCGCGCCGCCGCCGACGAACGGCGTGAGCGCGACGGCGGCGTCGGCCGCGTCCGTCCGCGCCAGGCGACCGAGCAGCCAGACGACGGCGGCGGTCCCGCCCGCGACGAGGACTGTCGCGAGCAGCAGCGCGCGCAGTCCGTGGTTCGCGGTCACGGCCGCGAGGAGGTCGTAGACGCCCGGGGAGAGCAGCGACCGCAGGTCCGCCGGCGCGAGGACGACCTCGACGAGCGTCACCGGGAGGGCGAACGCGGTGACGACGAGCGTCCGGCGGGCCGCGCGGACGACGGCGTCGGCGGTCGCCTCGACGCGGTCGTCGGTCCGCGGCGTCGACAGCTCGGCGACGGGGAGCGCGTCGACGCCGCGGGCGACCGCCAGCGACGCCGCCGCGAGGAGGGCGGCGAACGTGAGCAGGTGCGTCCGTCCGGGGACCGGCGCGACGACCGCGCCGACGGCCCCGGCGACCCGCTCGGCGAGCGGCGCGAACACCGGCGCCTCGCCCGCCCCGCCGAGGCGGGCGAGGAGCGTGGTCAGGAGCATGAGCGCGGCGACGACCAGCGGGACGACGAACGTCTTGACCGCGAGCTTCGCGTACGCCCGGACCGTCGCCGGACGGAGCCGGCCCGCGGCGGTCGCGAACCCGCCGACCAGCGCGAGTGTCCCGCCGAGGACGACGACGGTGGCGCTGGCGACGCGGAGCCCGCGGGGGCGGATCTGGGCGACCTCCGGGACCGGGTACGCCGCGGCGAGCAGGGCGAGGAACGTGTAGCCGACGGCGACCGCGAAGCTCGCCCCGACGCCGAGCGCGAGCACGCCCGCGGCTGCGGTCGCGGTACCGCGCCACCGGTCGCGGTCGACCAGCCACAGGCTCGCCGCGAACGCCGCCGCGTGGGCGACCGCGACGACGGCCGGGAGCGTCGGCGCGACCCGTCCCATCAGCGCGACGGCCGCCGCCAGCGTGACGACGAGCACGACCGCGGCGCTGGCCCGTGTCGGCAGTTCGGTCGCCGTCGACTGCCCGGACCGGGCCGACAACTCGGTCCCGCCCCCCTCGCCGTCCGCCGGGGCGTCACGGTGGTCGTCAGCCATGGGATCCCCCCGGGAGCTTCGCCAGCGCGGTCGCCAGCGCGCCCTCGATGGGGTCGTCGCGGTCCCAGTCGACGGCGGTCGCGCCGGTCGCCGACACGTCCGCCAGCCGGACGGCGCGCTCGTGGCCCGCGACCCGCCGGCCGAGCGACGCCCCGCCCGTGGCGCCCGGGCTGAGGACCACGACGGGGTACCCGCGGCGGCGCAGGCGGCGGACGACGGAGACCGGCCAGTCGTCGACCAGCGGCGTCACGAGGACGACCCGCGCAGCCGGCGGGAACTGCGAGAACAGCAGGTCGACGGCGTCCGTCCCCCCGTCCGGCGTCGCTTCCCCCGGCGGGTCCGCCGGCCGCTGTCGGTCGGCCGCTCCGTCCCCCTCGCCCGCCGAACCGCCGGCGGTCTGGCCGGCAGTTCCGTCACCCGCGGTCCGGTCGACGCCGGCGGACACACTTCCGGACGCCGAATCGGTGGCGTCGGTGCCAGCGCCGGCCCCGACCGCTCCCCCGCCGGCGTCGGGGTCGTCGGCGACGCGCTGGACCGCGTCGAACAGCGTCCGGGCGACCGCGGTCGCGTCGTCGCGCTCGCCGTCGACCCAGGGGACCGGCCCCGCGCCCATCCGGACCGACGGGTCGGCGTCGACGCCGAACGCGGCGACGCTCGCCGTCACGTCGGCGGCGACCAGCGTCTCGTAGATCCGCTCGGCCGCGTAGCCGCACAGCGACGCCGCCGTGGGCGCGCCGGCGTGGGGCCGGACCCGCCCGACCGGCCGCGCGTCGACCGCGACGACGACCCTGGCGGCCCGCTCCTCCCGGTAGGAGACCGTCGAGAGCTCCTTCGTCTTCGCGAACCGGCGCCAGTCGATGCGGGCCATCGAGTCGCCCGGGCGGTACTCCCGCGTCGAGTGGAACTCCAGGCCCTCGCCGCCGCTGTCGGTCGGGTGCGTCCCCGCGCGCAGCGGCGTCGTCGACCCGGCCGGCGCCGCCGACACCGGGTCCAGCGACGACAGCTCCCGCTCGCCCGCCGCGGGGACGGTCTCGGTGACGAGGCGGTTCGCGCCCAGCGACCGCAGGCGGACGACCGGGTCGGCGAACGCGAAGTCCCCGCGCCTGGCCACCACGTCGTAGGCGACCGTCGCCGACTCGCCCGGCCTGAGGACGACCGAGCCCCGCGGCGATCCGTCGACGACCGCCAGGTCGTCCGGTACGCCGTCGACCACGCGCACGTCCGGTAGCGTCGCTTCGGAGACGTTCTCGACGGTGAGCCGGACCGTCACCCGCTCGCCGGGCGGCGGCGTCGCCGACGCGAACGACCGCTCGACCCTGACCGCGGCGTCGGCCGGCACCGACGAGACGGCGCCGTAGACGACGTACGAGAGCGGGACCGCCGTCGCCGCGAGCAGGAGCGGCGACGCGTACAGCAGCCCGAGCGCGACGAGCGCCCCGGCCGCGACCGCGCCGACCCGAAAGCGGTAGACGCGCTCGTGGCTCACGCCCCGTCACCCCCGGGATCCGCCCGTCCGCTCGCTCCCGGCCGGTTCCCCGGCTCCGACTCGGCGAGGTCGTCCAGCGCCGCGACCGTCCGCTCGATCCGCCGCTCGCGCTCGCGCTCGGGGTCGAGCCAGAGGCGGAGCCGCGACCGGAGCGCCGCGACCGGCCCGTCCGCCTCCGAGAGGAACGCCGCGGCCGTGCGGTCATCGGTCCACGTCCCCTCGGCGACGGCGCGGTCGGCGGCCTCGCGGTCTCTGCCCGCGCGGGTGAGGCGCGCGACGGCCAGCCGCCGGAGCCGGTCCTCGACCGCCCCGCGCGCTCGCTCGTCGCCGGCGACCGCCCGCTCGACGGACTCGTCGAGCTCGCTAGCTGCCAGGGTCCCCTCGGGCGCCGTCGCGGTCTCCGGCTCGTCGGCGAGGACGGCCGCGAACCGCCGGCTCGCCGCCGGGGACCCGCCGACCAGCTCCGACTCGCGCGAGCCCACGGCCGCCCGTAACAGCGAGAGCCCGACCGCGGCGCTCCCGGCGACGAACAGGTCCCGCGGTCCGACGGCCGCGGCCGCGTCCACCAGCGCCGAGAGCGGCGCCGTCTCGGCGACCGCCGCCGGCGCCGCGACCGCCAGCGCACCCAGCAGCGTCGCGAGGACGCCCAGCCCGCCCAGCGCCGCGCGGAGCACCCCGCCCATCAGTCCCCACCCGGCCCCCCGTCTCCGGTCCCGTCGGATCGGCGGTCGTGACCGGTCCCGGAACCACCGTGATCGGCACTGGCCTCGTCGTGATCGCCGTCGAGCGCCGACTCGATGCGTTCGATGGCACCCTCGACGGCGGGGACTGACTCGTCGGGCGAGCGGGGGCCGTACTCGACGGCGCGGAACTCGTCGCGCAGCGTCGCCACCGCCCCGGGCGGGAGCCCGTCGGCCGTCACCGCGTGGTCGGCCAGCTGCCCCGGCGTCTTCGTCCACGGCCGCCGGACCGAGACGTGCCCGAGGAACCGGCCCCACGCCTCCCGTATCGTCAGGTGGGCGTCGTCGCCGGCGGCGTCGCCACCTCGGTCCGCCGCCGAAGCGGCGCTCGCCCCGTTCCCCTCGGCCGCGGGCGCGCCGGGCCGGAGCCGCCGCGACCAGTCGGCCAGCCACGCGCCCAGCGCCGTTAGCAGCTCCGCCGGCGAGCGCTCGCCCGCGACCAGTCCGCGGAGCTGCGCCAGCGTCGCCCGGATACGCGCCGCGACCGCCACCGCACCGCCGACGAACGCCCGGACTGTCCCGCGAGCGAGCGTCCGCAGCGTCGCCGCGACCCGCCGCGGGACGGCCCGCGGATCGACCGACCGGCGAGCGACGCCGACCGCCGCGGCCGCGACCAGCGCGACCGCCGCGAGCGCGACCCCCGCCGCGTTGACCAGCGGGTTCGCGACCGCCGTCCGCGCGGTCTGGCCGCTCGCGTCGACCGCGACGGACGCCGACGACGCGAACGGGAGCGTGGCCGCCAGCGTCCCGTCGACGCCGGTCGTCCCGACACGGTCGCCGCCGAGGCGGACCGGCGCGCCGGCGACCGACTCGTTGCCCAGCCGCGCCGTCACATCGACGGGCGTGCCCGCGACCGGGAGCGGCCAGAGCGACTCCGCCTCGACGCGCAACCGGCCGAGTTCGAGCGTCCGCTCGCCGGCGACCGGGTCGCGGGCGACCCGCAGCGTGACGTTGCCCGGCGAGTCGGAGA encodes the following:
- a CDS encoding DUF58 domain-containing protein; protein product: MSHERVYRFRVGAVAAGALVALGLLYASPLLLAATAVPLSYVVYGAVSSVPADAAVRVERSFASATPPPGERVTVRLTVENVSEATLPDVRVVDGVPDDLAVVDGSPRGSVVLRPGESATVAYDVVARRGDFAFADPVVRLRSLGANRLVTETVPAAGERELSSLDPVSAAPAGSTTPLRAGTHPTDSGGEGLEFHSTREYRPGDSMARIDWRRFAKTKELSTVSYREERAARVVVAVDARPVGRVRPHAGAPTAASLCGYAAERIYETLVAADVTASVAAFGVDADPSVRMGAGPVPWVDGERDDATAVARTLFDAVQRVADDPDAGGGAVGAGAGTDATDSASGSVSAGVDRTAGDGTAGQTAGGSAGEGDGAADRQRPADPPGEATPDGGTDAVDLLFSQFPPAARVVLVTPLVDDWPVSVVRRLRRRGYPVVVLSPGATGGASLGRRVAGHERAVRLADVSATGATAVDWDRDDPIEGALATALAKLPGGSHG
- a CDS encoding DUF7269 family protein, coding for MGGVLRAALGGLGVLATLLGALAVAAPAAVAETAPLSALVDAAAAVGPRDLFVAGSAAVGLSLLRAAVGSRESELVGGSPAASRRFAAVLADEPETATAPEGTLAASELDESVERAVAGDERARGAVEDRLRRLAVARLTRAGRDREAADRAVAEGTWTDDRTAAAFLSEADGPVAALRSRLRLWLDPERERERRIERTVAALDDLAESEPGNRPGASGRADPGGDGA
- a CDS encoding AAA family ATPase, with the protein product MDYDEAGRVCRRILDAVGEAVIADDRFLEQVLTGVLAQGHVLLEDVPGTGKTLTARSFASALGLSFSRVQFTPDLLPSDITGSNVYNEATGDFEFVPGPVFSNVVLADEINRAPPKTQAALLEAMGEGQVTVDGETTALPDPFFVIATQNPIEQEGTFGLPEAQRDRFVFKLAMGYPGFDDERTLIDRRADRTSKSPSVDPVVDPETVGELQAVPETVSVDGKLRDYVVEIGRATREDDRVDVGVSPRGVQRLFEAARAAAVIEGRSYVVPEDVRRVVHATFAHRLVLTTEASVRDADPADVVDDVLERVAVPAVDESR
- a CDS encoding DUF7519 family protein; translated protein: MADDHRDAPADGEGGGTELSARSGQSTATELPTRASAAVVLVVTLAAAVALMGRVAPTLPAVVAVAHAAAFAASLWLVDRDRWRGTATAAAGVLALGVGASFAVAVGYTFLALLAAAYPVPEVAQIRPRGLRVASATVVVLGGTLALVGGFATAAGRLRPATVRAYAKLAVKTFVVPLVVAALMLLTTLLARLGGAGEAPVFAPLAERVAGAVGAVVAPVPGRTHLLTFAALLAAASLAVARGVDALPVAELSTPRTDDRVEATADAVVRAARRTLVVTAFALPVTLVEVVLAPADLRSLLSPGVYDLLAAVTANHGLRALLLATVLVAGGTAAVVWLLGRLARTDAADAAVALTPFVGGGAVVALAVAAHGVVLGPTLAFVADALPGGFETVFVRQSDAVVEFYGSLPVVTTLAAVLVGMTAALSLALALVASTGALPESAPGPALAAAGIFVAAAFAPGADAGPPLVLGGVVAAFVVWDAGEYGAALGREVGRGADTLAPESVHVGATLAVGVGAAGFAAVAHRVAANATIADVTTVPFALAVVVAGLLLLVGALR